From the genome of Pseudomonas yamanorum, one region includes:
- the flhA gene encoding flagellar biosynthesis protein FlhA has product MLSTARGTLTDLSRGNLGVPLLLLVMLAMMMLPMPPFLLDVFFTFNIALSVVVLLVCVYALRPLDFAVFPTILLIATLLRLALNVASTRVVMLHGQDGHAAAGKVIQAFGEVVIGGNYVVGIVVFAILMIINFVVVTKGAGRISEVSARFTLDAMPGKQMAIDADLNAGLIDQNQAKSRRLEVAQEAEFYGSMDGASKFVRGDAIAGLLILFINLIGGMAVGIFQHGMTFGDAGKVYALLTIGDGLVAQLPSLLLSTAAAIMVTRASGSEDMGKQISRQMFASPKALAVAAGIMAIMGIVPGMPHVSFLSMAAMAAGGAYLFWKKQNNIKVIAQQEVARQQELLPSPARALETKELGWDDVTPIDMIGLEVGYRLIPLVDRNQGGQLLARIKGVRKKLSQDLGFLMPTVHIRDNLDLAPSAYRLTLMGVILAEAEIYPDRELAINPGQVFGSLNGITAKDPAFGLEAVWIEISQRSQAQSLGYTVVDASTVVATHLNQILYKHSHELIGHEEVQQLLQLLAKASPKLAEELVPGVLSTSQLLKVLQALLAEQVPVRDIRSIAEAIANNAAKSQDTAALVAAVRVGLSRAIVQSIVGLDSELPVITLEPRLEQILLNSIQKAGQGADEGVLLEPSMAEKLQRSLIEAAQRQEMEGHPVILLVAGPVRAMLSRFGRLAIPNLHVLAYQEIPDNKQVTIVATVGPNG; this is encoded by the coding sequence ATGCTCAGCACGGCCCGTGGCACCCTGACTGACCTCTCGCGAGGCAATCTGGGTGTGCCGTTGTTGTTGCTGGTGATGCTGGCAATGATGATGTTGCCGATGCCGCCGTTCCTGCTGGACGTGTTCTTCACTTTCAACATTGCGCTGTCCGTGGTCGTGCTGCTGGTGTGTGTGTACGCCCTGCGGCCGCTGGATTTTGCGGTGTTTCCGACGATTCTGCTGATCGCCACGCTGCTGCGGCTGGCGCTTAACGTGGCCTCCACCCGAGTGGTGATGCTCCACGGCCAGGACGGCCACGCCGCCGCAGGCAAGGTGATCCAGGCCTTCGGTGAGGTGGTGATCGGTGGTAACTACGTAGTCGGTATCGTGGTTTTTGCGATCTTGATGATCATCAACTTCGTGGTAGTGACCAAGGGTGCCGGGCGGATTTCCGAGGTGAGCGCGCGTTTCACCCTCGACGCGATGCCCGGCAAGCAGATGGCCATCGACGCCGACCTCAACGCTGGCCTCATCGATCAGAACCAGGCTAAATCCCGTCGTCTTGAAGTCGCCCAGGAAGCCGAGTTCTACGGTTCCATGGACGGTGCCAGCAAATTCGTGCGCGGCGACGCCATCGCCGGCCTGTTGATTCTGTTTATCAACCTGATCGGCGGCATGGCGGTCGGCATCTTCCAGCACGGCATGACCTTCGGCGACGCCGGCAAGGTTTACGCCTTGCTGACCATCGGTGACGGTTTAGTGGCGCAATTGCCATCACTGTTGTTATCTACAGCGGCGGCGATCATGGTGACCCGTGCTTCGGGCTCCGAAGACATGGGCAAGCAGATCAGCCGGCAGATGTTTGCCTCGCCCAAGGCGCTGGCCGTGGCGGCGGGCATCATGGCCATCATGGGTATTGTGCCGGGCATGCCTCACGTCTCGTTCCTGAGCATGGCTGCCATGGCCGCCGGTGGTGCCTACCTGTTCTGGAAAAAGCAAAACAACATCAAGGTGATTGCCCAGCAGGAAGTGGCGCGTCAGCAGGAACTGCTGCCATCGCCGGCCCGGGCCCTTGAAACCAAGGAGTTGGGCTGGGACGACGTGACCCCGATCGACATGATCGGCCTGGAAGTCGGCTATCGCCTGATTCCCCTGGTGGATCGCAACCAGGGCGGGCAGTTGCTGGCGCGGATCAAGGGTGTGCGCAAGAAGCTGTCCCAGGACCTGGGCTTCTTGATGCCTACTGTGCACATCCGCGACAACCTCGACCTGGCGCCCAGCGCCTACCGCTTGACCCTGATGGGGGTGATCCTGGCCGAAGCCGAGATCTACCCGGACCGCGAACTGGCGATCAACCCGGGCCAGGTGTTCGGCAGCCTCAACGGGATTACCGCCAAAGATCCGGCTTTTGGGCTGGAAGCTGTGTGGATCGAAATCAGCCAGCGCAGCCAGGCGCAGTCGTTGGGCTACACCGTGGTCGACGCCAGCACGGTGGTCGCGACCCACCTTAACCAGATTCTGTACAAGCATTCCCACGAGCTGATCGGCCACGAAGAAGTCCAGCAACTCTTGCAATTGCTGGCCAAGGCCTCGCCAAAGCTGGCCGAAGAACTGGTGCCGGGCGTGCTGTCTACCTCGCAACTGCTCAAGGTGCTGCAGGCGCTGTTGGCCGAACAGGTGCCGGTGCGGGATATTCGCAGCATTGCCGAAGCTATCGCCAACAATGCCGCCAAGAGTCAAGATACTGCCGCCTTGGTGGCCGCAGTGCGCGTCGGATTGTCGCGTGCAATCGTCCAAAGCATTGTAGGGCTTGACTCTGAGCTGCCTGTGATCACCTTGGAACCAAGGTTGGAACAAATATTGCTCAATAGTATTCAGAAGGCTGGGCAGGGCGCTGATGAAGGCGTGTTGCTGGAGCCAAGCATGGCTGAGAAGCTGCAGCGTTCGTTGATTGAGGCCGCGCAGCGCCAGGAAATGGAAGGCCATCCGGTGATCCTGCTGGTGGCTGGCCCCGTCCGGGCGATGTTGTCGCGGTTTGGACGCCTGGCTATACCGAATTTGCATGTATTGGCTTACCAGGAAATTCCTGACAATAAGCAAGTGACTATCGTCGCGACAGTAGGGCCCAACGGCTGA